The Brassica rapa cultivar Chiifu-401-42 chromosome A10, CAAS_Brap_v3.01, whole genome shotgun sequence genome segment TCGACTTCGAGGATATGAGAAAGGATGCGTTTGTTCTCAGGGTCTGCAAACTTCCTCCACGAGGCGGCACTCACCCGCTCCCACGGGTGCTTGTAGACATGCTCTTGTCTATATGCTTTCACCATCAagaatctacaaaaaaaaaaaaacagtacatAAGTTAAAAGTATGAATACGCAGAGGAACGTGACATGATTaactaaaaccaaatcaaaccggAGATCATGAATGTTTTTGGATACAACATACAAGTTTTAAACAAGAGATGTAACATAAACAAGATGATCTAGCTGATATAACAGAACGAAGATCCGAATCTAAATACAACGAATCGTGGGCGAGAGATTcttttatattaaaagaaataaaaaggtTTTCACTTTATTATAGTAGCTTACACCTAGATCAAACCAAACACAGTTTGGTTCATGAAAGATTGATTTTTTTAGCTTAAATAAGCTTTCAGCGAGCAAAGATGAAGGAATTGgagaatttttaaaacattgatTTCGCAGATACGACGATCGAATCACAGAAACTCCAGTTCAAAATTCCGCTATGATCTTCAACATCGGCGAAAGAAATCTAAAAATTTCCAGGAAACAGATGAAGAAAGAAACGTACTTACAGTTTTGACTCGATGCTAATCGATTGGTGATAATGAGACTGTGAAATTGGGAAGAGAAGAATTACCTAGAAAGGTAGGCAATTGAAGATCTTGGTGAGCTAGATAGAAGAAATAATTCCCAAAAATGGAAAACGTGACGTGCTTATGTATGTTTTACAAACCACAATGGTTCTCTCGTCAGCGGTAATGGGCCTTTAAAAAAGCCTGTCCAAAAACTCCGATGATGGGCTTTGACTTTTGATAGTGTTGACTGTTGAGCAAGAGAAAGATTATGCAAAGCATGGATGTCTAATGTGTGTTAGTGTTTTGTTTTCGGAACAAATTATTTCACAAGACTAGAATACCTTTCTTTAGTAACAAAAAGATTCTCAAAAACGATGCTTACAAAGACATTCAGAAGCTTACAATACTCTTGCTAGAACTGATCAGTTGACACTACAATTGTTGAGTTGGTCTAATTTTCTGTGCCATTTGTGGAAGTAACTTATACTAAACAATTACAGAAAATCTAACTTCCAGGGCCTCTTGATATTACTGAGTTGAGCAAAAGAGCAGTAACAAGGATACAATCTGGTTATCTAACCAAAATAAAAGTAATctagttataaatgttttatacaaCGGTTGAGCTAGCTTGGACTGGCCGTGTGAGAATATCTGTGATGTATGTCCGGATTTCAGGTataattttcttgataaacatGGGAAACCTGCATCGTAAcagaaagaataaaataaaacatgatttgAGTTACAAAAAGGGACCAAAGCTAGAATttccaaaacaaaattataatgaATTTGATGTCGTACCATGTTTCAGAGCTGAGCTTAGTGTAATGCTCAAGAACGTAGAGAGTGCATGCTCGTCTTAAGGCTGAAGCATTGAATGTATCAGCTAAGTCATACATTAACGGTATGTTATCCACACAGATGTCCTGCACCAACATTTGGTAAACTCCATTTAGTAGTCGCTCTAACTTGCAAAAGAATAAGACCTTAGGGTTTTGCTTATATATATACCTGTGCGATTGTGTACTCACAAAGGCGCTTGAGGCCTTCGATAAGATACTGATCAGCTGCAACAAGCAGCTCTTGAGCCAAATGTTTGGTGATGTCAATTCTTCCTGTGTATATGAATCTGCACATTTTGTGTTTCATGCTAAGATTCTTTATCTCAAGTTTGGTAATATTCAAATGTTTGATTTTATAGAACTTTACCTCATCATAAGCTCAAACACTTCCCATGTTATATTTGGAATCTCCACGTTTTGGGCGTTCCGTTCCTAAAACCAATTCTCAAGTTAGTTGAGTGATTTCTATATATATGATGCAAATCATTTATTCAGAGGCTTACCTTGTAAAGGCCGTCAAACATTGCACGGAATATATCAGAGGAAGCTACCAAGCAAATCTTGTGAGCATAGAATTGTTTACCTGATAATACGCCATGGAAACATTCAATTAGAAAGTGTTATCCGCAGGTAGAATTAACAGAAACATAGAATGGGATTAAATGTTGTACCATCGACTAGGAATGTGACATCGGACAAAGTAGGGTTGTTCACGAACTCCGCACCCAAAAAAACCTTCAGTAATACAATCAATCACAAGTCAAGACCACAAATCACAAGTAGTTTttaaacttgaaaaaaaaaatgaagttttcTTACCCGTTGGGTGGGTGAGGAAGGAGCTGAGTCCTCTGGCGCAAAGGAAGTAGCTTTTCTAGCTAATTCAAATAAAGCCCTTGAACTATATTTCTGCTGTTTCATGCCTGACAAGTATAGAAGCtccaacagaaactctactcCTACATTAGTAATACGTATATTGATCAGAAACAGTAAAACCCAACAGAAATATATAAATTCTGAAAAATGAGATTCTCACCGTTGTTATCaatgaaaattaattttccATCTTTAGGGTCACAAAGATGTGCAAGAGCCAAAGCAATTCGCATTTGTATAGGCTTCTCAGTGGTTCTCATCAGATATAATAATTGGTTCAGTACCTGAAAGAAGGGTTTGACATCAGGGGTCTAAAACCAAAGCCATACTTAAATAAGAACCAGTAGGTCTAACAGAAATAGATACTCACAGGTCCATGAACCTTGTTCTCTAGCCTCTTCAGTGTCCTCACAACACAATCCCTAGTCGGCTGCAGACAGAAGAATATAAATCAGAATTTGGAAATGTTATAGATTGGTTTTGCAACATAAGCAGTCAAAAGCATACTTGAACAGTGAAGTTGTCATCTTGAAGCCTTTGAATACCTCCAGCCTTAATGAAGTCTGCTAGATTTTCCTGTTTACAAAAATCTTGTTTAGGTACTCAATGGTATGTATAGTTACTAAAAGACATAGCTGTTTCAAAATTATTCACTGTGAACTTAGTTTACCTCGTTATCTGCAAGGCCATACAAAGCAAATGCAGCGTTGTGTTGCACAGATCCAGTATTCACATCAAGAAGATTTAGTAGTGAGATGATGCCTCCTCTTTGTCCAATGCCAGCTTGATTGTGTGTGTCCTGCAACATTGCATTGAGAATATACCGGCGTATTAAGATATGTACCAAGCAAATTTAGGATTACTATTTTTATCACATAAAAGGTATGATTTAACAATCATTGATAACGAACCAGATTCCAGAAGCAACGAAAACATTCACATGCTAATTCAAAAAGATAAGTACCTGAGCCAAACGACCAAGAGCAAAAGCTGACATTTCCATGACCTGCTCATCTGATGACTCAAGCATCTTAATCAATGGTGTAATGGCACCTCTCTGGGCAATGTGCACCTGCATTATCATTTTGCCAGCTATGTTTAATAAGTTCTCTCCTGAGTTTGATTGAGCATATGTTAAGATTATTACTACAGCATGCATATGTTAAGATTATTACTACAGCATGCGATGAAAGAGACTAGCTCATACCTTGCAATCTGAATCAGGCGAAGCAAATTGACCTATTAGTAATGCTGCTTCTCTCTGTGTCTCTAAACAAGTGGAGCTGTAGCAGATAGCAAAAAGTTACTAAACATATTACAAAAATTTCAGA includes the following:
- the LOC103846607 gene encoding ARMADILLO BTB ARABIDOPSIS PROTEIN 1 — protein: MAKVQKNSFPSRGSIFGSNHFFFTKDRLLQLLGANKPKRISKMKILQTPQLKSTVQSSTHSSSPTAMESQQKRQRKTRLAGRNLRRKLSRETDAASSIVMQITEVEEDEEADLVASIRRHVEVLNSSFSDREAVKEAAAAISSLAKIDENVEMMVENGVIPALVRYLESPWSLAINPNVPKSCDHKLEKDCAVSLGLIAAIQPGYQQLIVDAGAIVPTVKLLKRRGVCLGCMEANAVIRRAADIITNIAHDNPRIKTNIRVEGGIPPLVELLNFPDVKVQRAAAGALRTVSFRNDDNKNQIVELNALPTLVLMLQSEDPSMHGEAIGAIGNLVHSSPDIKKDVIRAGALQPVISLLSSTCLETQREAALLIGQFASPDSDCKVHIAQRGAITPLIKMLESSDEQVMEMSAFALGRLAQDTHNQAGIGQRGGIISLLNLLDVNTGSVQHNAAFALYGLADNEENLADFIKAGGIQRLQDDNFTVQPTRDCVVRTLKRLENKVHGPVLNQLLYLMRTTEKPIQMRIALALAHLCDPKDGKLIFIDNNGVEFLLELLYLSGMKQQKYSSRALFELARKATSFAPEDSAPSSPTQRVFLGAEFVNNPTLSDVTFLVDGKQFYAHKICLVASSDIFRAMFDGLYKERNAQNVEIPNITWEVFELMMRFIYTGRIDITKHLAQELLVAADQYLIEGLKRLCEYTIAQDICVDNIPLMYDLADTFNASALRRACTLYVLEHYTKLSSETWFPMFIKKIIPEIRTYITDILTRPVQASSTVV